A stretch of Rhodobacter sp. 24-YEA-8 DNA encodes these proteins:
- the fabG gene encoding 3-oxoacyl-ACP reductase FabG: MLTSLQGRSVIVTGGSKGIGRGIARVFARAGVKLTIAGRDKAALAAAVAEMNEAGATARSAVCDVSDYDQVQRMVDEAAEAQGGLHVVCANAGSFPQVKMVDMSPAEWDQMMANNLRSTFLCVKAAIPHFERAGKGRVVVTSSITGPVTGYPGWSHYGASKAGQLGFIKTAAMELARYNTTINAVMPGNIVTEGLEGLGADYLKTMAASIPLKRLGAVEDIGNAALFFASDEAAYITGQQIIVDGGQILPESLEAIESI; encoded by the coding sequence ATGCTGACATCATTGCAGGGCCGGAGTGTCATCGTTACCGGCGGATCAAAAGGTATCGGCCGCGGTATTGCGCGGGTCTTTGCCCGGGCCGGTGTGAAACTGACCATTGCCGGGCGCGACAAGGCCGCGCTGGCGGCGGCCGTGGCCGAGATGAACGAGGCGGGGGCGACAGCCCGCAGTGCCGTCTGCGATGTGAGCGATTACGACCAGGTGCAGCGCATGGTCGATGAGGCGGCTGAAGCCCAGGGCGGGCTGCATGTGGTTTGTGCCAATGCCGGATCCTTCCCGCAGGTGAAGATGGTCGATATGTCGCCCGCCGAATGGGATCAGATGATGGCGAACAACCTGCGTTCGACTTTTCTCTGCGTCAAAGCCGCGATCCCGCATTTCGAACGGGCAGGCAAAGGCCGCGTGGTGGTAACCTCTTCGATCACCGGGCCGGTGACAGGCTATCCGGGCTGGTCGCATTACGGCGCGTCAAAGGCCGGGCAGCTTGGTTTCATCAAGACCGCCGCGATGGAACTGGCGCGCTACAACACCACGATCAACGCGGTGATGCCGGGCAATATCGTGACCGAGGGGCTTGAGGGGCTGGGCGCGGATTACCTGAAAACCATGGCCGCCTCGATCCCGCTGAAACGGCTGGGCGCCGTCGAGGATATCGGCAATGCGGCGCTGTTTTTCGCATCGGATGAGGCGGCCTATATCACCGGGCAGCAGATCATCGTCGATGGGGGTCAGATCCTGCCGGAATCCCTGGAAGCCATCGAGTCGATCTGA
- a CDS encoding phosphotransferase enzyme family protein, whose protein sequence is MPLQEVLKHLERLANDSLSLWPVPEGATARLINVSENATYLVEAGAYRSVLRIHRPAYHTKRGIGQELAWAQALASSGLVQTPPPLAARNGDLVQEGHVSGLPEPRFMVMFQFAEGRQPDENEDLIGPFERLGAIAARTHLHSMTWPRPAPLERLRWDADAVFGQKANWGDWRDAPHVTPPVRAVLEEVEATIRRRLKDFGQGPERYGLIHADMRLANLLIDGENTTLIDFDDCGQGWFLYDFATGVSFMEDHHQVPAMRAAWVRGYRSVRPLSDAEEREIDTFIMLRRMALLAWIGSHIEAPEPQAMAPDFARVSAELGRTYLAQFATQ, encoded by the coding sequence ATGCCGCTTCAGGAGGTCCTGAAGCATCTGGAGCGCCTTGCGAATGACTCACTGTCCCTTTGGCCGGTGCCGGAGGGAGCGACAGCGCGGCTGATCAATGTCTCGGAAAACGCGACCTATCTGGTCGAGGCCGGGGCATATCGATCGGTCCTGCGCATTCACCGCCCGGCCTATCACACAAAGCGCGGCATCGGCCAGGAGCTGGCCTGGGCGCAGGCGCTGGCCTCAAGCGGGCTGGTGCAGACGCCGCCGCCACTGGCGGCCAGGAATGGCGATCTGGTGCAGGAAGGCCATGTTTCGGGCCTGCCCGAGCCACGTTTCATGGTGATGTTCCAGTTTGCCGAAGGCCGTCAGCCCGATGAGAACGAAGATCTGATCGGGCCCTTCGAACGGCTCGGGGCAATTGCCGCCCGCACCCATCTTCATTCCATGACCTGGCCGCGCCCTGCGCCGCTGGAAAGGCTCCGCTGGGATGCCGATGCGGTATTCGGCCAAAAGGCGAACTGGGGCGACTGGCGCGATGCGCCCCATGTCACCCCGCCCGTTCGCGCAGTGCTCGAAGAGGTAGAGGCGACCATCCGCCGCCGGCTTAAGGATTTCGGTCAGGGGCCAGAGCGTTACGGGCTGATCCATGCCGATATGCGGCTGGCTAATCTTCTGATCGATGGTGAAAACACGACGCTGATCGACTTTGATGACTGCGGTCAGGGCTGGTTTCTTTATGATTTCGCCACCGGCGTCAGCTTTATGGAGGATCACCACCAGGTCCCTGCGATGCGCGCCGCCTGGGTGCGCGGATATCGCAGCGTCCGCCCACTCAGCGATGCGGAAGAGCGGGAGATCGACACATTCATCATGCTCCGCCGCATGGCGCTGCTGGCCTGGATCGGCAGCCACATCGAGGCCCCCGAACCCCAGGCCATGGCGCCGGATTTCGCCCGGGTCTCGGCCGAGCTCGGCCGCACCTATCTGGCGCAGTTCGCCACACAATGA